The DNA segment GATTCGGCAGTGGCGGAAATGTTCGTCGGTGCGAGGTCGAGGCTGGCGCCGCTGTTGCTGCGCGAGCGCAGGGCGACGTTGTTGCCGTCGACGCTGTAGGCAATGTCGGTACCTTTGAGCAACTGCGCGATCGCGGCCGTCGGTTCGAGGGTGCCGCTGACGGCGCTGCTGCGCAGACCACTGACTTCATCCGGGCTGTACAGCACTTGCAGGTTGGTCTGGCGACCGAATTCCTGCAAAGCGCTCCCCAGCGACTGTGCAGGAATATTGATCGCCACGGCTGCAGCCTGTGCCTGACCGACGATCGGCAGCGTGAGGGCCATGGCGCACAGCGCCGGCAAGGTGGAACGCAAGGAGCGGCGGATCAGCAGAGCCTTGGCGAGCGGGTGGAGACCGTGCGGTGCGGGCATTATTCTTCTACTCTTCAAAGTGTTGACTGAGAACTATTTCTATTAACTGTAGATAAGACGTTGAGCCCTCCGAAAACCGGAAAGGCTCAACACAGTTTTTTTTCACATTTTTCACAATCAGGCCGGTTGCAGCTCGGTCAGCACTTTGCCGGCGTTCATCCGCACCAGTTGGTCGGCGACGTCGAAGTAACGATCGTCGTGGGAAATGACGATGATGGTTTTGCCCAGACGCTTGAGGTCAGGCAGCAGCTCGGTGTAGAAAATACGCCGGAACGTCGGGTCCTGATCGGCGGCCCATTCGTCAAACACCAGCACCGGACGTTCTTCCAGCCACGCATTGACCAGCGCCAGGCGCTTGCGCTGCCCGGTCGACAGGTCGGTGGTGGTGAAGGCGCCGTCCCGCACGCTGACCTTGTGCGCGATCTCCAGGCGTTGCAGGTATTTGTTGGCGTCCTCGGGGATCTGCGTATCGCCCTGGACCACGTCGTCGAACAGGTAGTAGTCGGCGAAGATTGTCGTGAACAACTGGCGGTAATCATCGCGGTTCGCCGCGTCGATCAACTGCTCGTTGAGGCGGATCTCACCCTGCTGCGGCGCGTACAAGCCCAGCAGCAGTTTGATCAGGGTGGTCTTGCCGCAGCCGTTTTCGCCGACGATGAAAATGATGTCGCCCTGTTCGATCTTCAGGTTCACCGGCCCGAGACGGAAGGGCGCAGCGCCTTCAACGGTCGGGAAACTGTAAGTGACATTGTTCAGTTCGAGGCTGTGTACGGCGTTGTTTTTCGGCGCCTGCTCGCTGAGCAACAGATGCGGTTCGGGCGAGGAGAATTGTTCCGACAAGTCGGCGATGCGGCGGAAGGCGATCTGTGCGCGGCTGACAATCGGCAGCGTACTGATCAGGTGCTCCAGCGGGCCTTTCATGTACAGCAATACCAGCACGAAGCCGCTGATCACCGCTTTGTCCGCGCTCGGCCAGAACGATTGCAGGATCAGCGCCAGGCCAATCACCACGAAAAACAGCATTGAGCCGAGCGTCTTGGCTATGACGAAAATATTCACCGAGCGCACCTGGGTGTCGCAGATCTTGTTCGCCGTGCCTTCGATGCCCGAGACGAACATGCGATGACGGCGCCGGCGGTGGATGCGCAGCTCTTTCGCGCCTTCAGCCACGGCGTGGTAGTTCTTCTGCAGCTCGTCTTCGTAGTCGCGGGCCTTCATGAAGCCCTGCATGCCGCGGCCGCGGGCGATGTACTGGATGACCGTGCTCAGCGCAATCGCCACCACCACCATCAGGAACATCGGCCACGACAACATGGCCAGATAGCCCATGCAGCCGAGCGTGACGGTCATGGAAATCGCCAGCGGGGCAAAAGCAAACGCGAAGTCGCTGATGGTGTCGACGTCGTGGGTCAACACCGGGATCAGCCGATGGCTGCGGTAGCGTTCGATCTGCTCGATGGGCGCCGACAGGACTTTCTCACCCAGCTCTTTGCGCAATCTGGCAATGATGTGCTGGCCGACATGGTTGGTGCCGATGTCGGAGCAAATCGAACTGGTCAGGGCCAGCAGGCACAACCCGGCGAACACCGCGACCATGCTGTTGCTGACGGCGCCTTCGCTGTGCAGCACGCTGTTGATGGTCGCCAGCAATGCGGTGACGCTCAGCCCGCCGAGCATGCCGAGCAGGGTCGAGACGATGACGATCAGCCGAAAGGGTTTGAGCAGGGCGAACAATTCGTTGATCACCCCGCGTGTTGGTTTGCTCATGGAGGTTCCCTGCTTGAAAGAGCGGCGAAGCCCGCATGCCGGAGCGCGGGGTTCGCCTGGATGACGTAGAGGGCGGTGGCGCGCCGTGGCGGTTCGCGCTCACCTGTAAAACGGCTGGCAGGACGGCGAATTTAGCCGGGCGCAGGCGTTACAGATCGCGGGCGACCCGAAAGCCGATCCAGTCGCCGCGGGTGTCGGTGTAGGTGGCGTTGCGGTTGCCCGAGCGGGAAAACACCGGCGCTTCACCCCAGTCGTTGCCCCGGATGCGCCGCACTTCGCACTTGCCGCTCAGCCAGGCGCTGCCATCGCTCGGCGCGCCGACGTAGTTCTCGTTGTAGCAATCGGCAGTCCATTCGTAGATGTTGCCGTGCATGTCGTAGACGCCGAAGGCGTTGGCCGGAAAACTGCCGGCCGGCGCGGTGAAGTTGTAGCCATCGGCGGCGCCATAGGTGTTGGCGTGTCGGGCGATGCTGTATTCCTTGCCTTCATCGAAGGGGAAGGGGAACGGGCCGCTGCTGCCGCCACGGGCGGCGTATTCGCGCAGGGATTCGCTGACCAGTCGATAAGCCTTGCCGGTCTTTTTCGACAGCCACGCCACGTAGGCCTCGATTTCCGCAAAGTCCATGCACACCGCCGGATGCTTGTCGGTGTACTGCTTGCGCGGGTCGCTGCCCTGATAGTCGGGAACCCCAGCCTTGCACGCCCGGCCGGGGCGCGTGTCGCCATCGGGCATTTGATAGCCGGTGTCCTTGAGGTAGGCGTCCCACTGACCTTTGAGAATCTGGAAACGGCTGATCGCCAGCGGCTTGGCGAACGTCACCGGATGCATCGGACCTTCGTCTGGCTCGCGCCCGACTTCGTCCTCCGGGGTGCCCATGCTGAACGTGCCGGTCGGCAGCACGACCATTTCCGGGCAGTCCTTGCAGTCCTTGAATACCTTGCCGGGTGCCAGCGGGGTGCTGGCCTGGGCGGCAGCCGGCGACAACAGGACGGCGAGGGTGCCGAGCATCAGCGCCGGCAAAGGCTGCAGAAGAAAACGACGTGGTACGGATTTCATGGTGGCTCTCGCTAAAAAAAGAAGGGTGCTCACAGGGCCTGGTCGAGCACGGCCAGCAGGCGGTCGATCTGCGCTTCGTCGTTGAGCAGGCCGGGGGCGGTGCGGATCACCGGGCCGACGTCGCGGTGCACGGCATCGGCAATCACGCGGTTGGTCATCAGGTGCGCAGCAACCTTGTCACTGTCCTCGCCCTTGACCCGGAAGAAGGTGAAACCGGCCGACAATTGCGGGCTCAGCGGCGTCACCATCTCGATCTGCGGACGTTGTTGCAGGCGTCGCTTGAGGTAACTGTTGAGCGCATGAATGCGCGCTTCGACCTCAGCCTTGCCCAGTTGCAGATGCAACTTGAAGGCTTCGTCCAGCGCCCAGCGGTGCTCGAAGGCGTGATAACCGCCGGGCGTCATGGTGGTGGAGAACGCGGTGGCCTCGGAGAAGGTCGGAATCACCGGGGTGACGTATTTCACCTCTTCGAAGCGGCTGCAGATGATCCCGGTGCCCCGTGGGCCGAACATCCATTTGTGCGTGCCGGCGATAAAGAAGTCGCAATTCATCTGCGCGAAATTCAGGTTGTCGACGCCGAAGCCGTGTACGCCATCGACCACGTAGACAATGCGGTCGGCATCGCTGCGGCCGCGATTGTGTTTGTCGACGATCGCACCGATTGCGCCAATCGGCAGTTTCAGACCGCTGCCGGAGTGCACCCAGCACATGCCCAGCACGCGGGTTTCCGGGCGGATCGCATTGTCGATGTTGGCCAGAATTTCGGCTTGGCTGGCGCTGAACACGTCCTTGAACAGCGGAATTTTGCGCACCCGTGTGCCGTCACGTTCGCTGCGCAGCGCAAGGGTGGTGTGGGTGGCGTAATGTTCATGGACGGTGGTGAGGATTTCCTGATCGGCGCGTACGTGCACGCCACCGTAAATCGTCGCCAGGCCTTCGGTGGTGCTGCCGGTCAGCGCGATCTGTTTCGGGCTGGCCTCGAGGTAGCGGCCGGCCCAGCCCCGCACGTTTTCTTCACGCTGTTCGATCACCCCCAGATCCCAATCCATGGCCAGGCCGGGATTTTTATCGAGGGCGGCGCGATGCCGGGCAATCGCCTCGCGCACCGGTCTGGGGTGCGAAGTGATGAGGAAGTTGGAGAAGTGCAGATAGTCCGGATCCTGCTCGAACAGTTGCTGCAATTGCGCCCACTGGTTGCGCGGCAGCGGTGCGTTGCTTGCCGCACGGGCGACATTCGGCAGGCTCGCCCCCAGCGGCAGCGCGGCGGCTAGAATCCCGGCCTGCTTGAGAAAGTCACGACGATTGCTCATGGCGTGGCGGTTCCCGGCGCGGTGGCCAGTGCCGGTTTCGCGGCGTTCTCGACCTGATCCCAGACGCGCAGGAAGTTGCCGCCCCACAGCTTGGCAATGTCCGCTTCGGAATAGCCGCGCGAGATCAGCTCGGCGGTGACGTTGCGAATCTCGCCCACATTTTCGAAACCTTTGACGCCGCCGCCCTCGTTGAAGTCGGAACTGATGCCGACGTGGTCGATGCCGATTTTGCGGACCGCGTAATCGATAGCGTTGCCGAAGTCCTTGAGGCTGGCTTTGGGCTCCTCCTCGAGGATGCCGTAGAGGCGGCTGGCGTACTGGCCGAATTTCTGCTCGGACCATGCCGCGATGATCGGGTCGCCGGGCATCAAGGCCATGGCCAGGTTCGGCAGCGGTGGCAGGTCGAAGTCCTTGCGCATCTCGTTGAGCTTGTCCTGCGTGGCCTGGGTCAGCGGGCGCAAGTACTGGGAAAATGCGACGATCTGCACCACGCCGCCGCTGTTCTTGATCAGCTGCATTTCCTTGTCGCTGAGGTTGCGCGGAATATCGACCATCGCCCGCGGCGCCGAATGCGAGGCGATCAGCGGGGTACGGCTGAGTTGCGCAACCTGCTCGAGGGCTTTGCTCGACATTTGCGACACATCGATGATCACCCCCAGATCGTTGAGGCGCTTGACCGCTTGCTTGCCCAGATCCGAGAGGCCGTCGAGGGCGTCCGGTGAGTCGTTGAGAAACGGCAGCGGCCGCGACGAGTCGGCCCAGTCGTTATTGCCAATGTAGCTGAAACCAAACATGCGCATGCCACGCGCCGTCCACAGATCCAGCAGGTTCAGGTCGTGGCCCAGCGGGTATGCGTTGAGCATGCTGATGAAAATCGCGAATTTACCCTCGCCGTGCAGGCGACGGAAATCGTCCGGCGTGTAGGCGATGGCGACTTGATTGGGATAGTCGCGAACCATGCCGCTGATAATCTTGAAGCGGATTTCCTGCTGGTTGCGCGCCTCATCGACGAAGCCGGGCGTCGGTTTGTGCGGGGCGTTCGGGCCGTTCCACATTTCCGGCCAGCCGAAGATGGTCAGCGCCGCACCGGACAGTCGCCCGCGATTGGCCTTGGCCAGGTCGAACTGACCGTCGCCGTCCTTGTCGGCTTCGTGGCCATCGGTGCCGAAGTTCTGCGTCAGGCTGACGTGGCTGTCGAAGGACAGCATGCGTTCGTGCAGTTCATCTGCCTGTTGCATCACTTTGACCGGGTAGCCGAGATCGTCCTTGAACCAGTGGTGCCACACGGCAAAGCCGGCGCCAGCGCTGATCGCCAGGGCTAACGGCAGGCCGATGAATAGAGCCTTTTTCGAACGTGGTTTTGTCATTGCCATCTCAGTCGGGTTCGCCAGTGAGGTGCAGGCGCGGCGGCCTTTGCTATCTGGGAAGAACGAGTGATCGGCGGGGAAATTTAGGCTGGCCGCGTGCCGGCGAACATGCCGCTTAAATTTGCCGGAGCAACAAACGTTCTAGCTTGGATAAAGCCTGCTTCATGGCTGACACAGGTAGGGCAATGAAGATTTCTCGACGATGGTTCATGGCCGGTCTGGCGCTGACCGGCGCGGCCGTGCCAGCGGCTTATTTCGGGCATCGCGAATGGACAAAACCGGACCCGACGATCACCCCGGGCGAAGCCTCTTTCGATGTGGCGGACGTGGCCGGTCAGCGCCTGGCGAACGCCTTGCGCGGGGTCTGGGATATCCGTTTCGAAGGCGCCGATGCCGGCCTTGAAGGCTTGCCGAATACCGGACTGCAGGTGTTCCTCGATATCGGCCAGAAGGGCCGTGGCGTCTGTGGTTTTCTCGACACGCCGCAGCGCTTGCGCTCTGGCGACACACCGCGTTACCGGATTCTCGGCGATCTGGCCAAGGCCGATGCCGCGAAACTCAGCTGGCGGTTGATCGGCGCCGATGGCCAGATCGGCTATGAGCTGGAAATGATCCTCGATGAAGTCTGGGCCGACTTCGGCAATGCCGGCAGCGGCACCCTCAGCGGCAAGGCGCTGCGTCTCGATCGGCCATTGAGTTTGCCCGTGCAGGACAACCGTTTCGTTGCGGTCAAGCAATTGTTCCCCGAAGCCCGCGAACGCACACCGCTGAACGAAACATTGCTGGCGTGGCTGATTTCCCCCGAGCATCGCCTGTTCCACCAGTTGTGGCATGCGACCCGTGACAAGTGGCACAAACTCCCTGAGGACAAGCGCGAGGCATTGCGCGGCATCGGTTGGCAACCCGGCCCTCGCGATCACGAGCGCGATGCCCGTGGCCCGCGCAAGGATCGTAATGGCTCGGGTGTCGATTTCTTTTTCATGCACCGGCACATGCTGGGTACTGCGCGCTCGATGCAGCATTTGCCGTCGTGGGAGTATTTCCCGCTGCCGCAGCCGGAACTGATCCGCGACCGGCTCGGTTTTGCTCGCTATTTCGATAACCACGACGGCACTGCCTTACCGCCGACCTGGACCGCCGCCGGCGACGATGAATTCAGCCAGTGGGTCAGCGACATCAAAACCGCCGAAACCTATGAGAGCAACTTCCAGGTCTGGGAGTCGCAGTACCGTGACCCGGCGTACCTGGCCAGACTGACCCTGGGCCAGTTCGGCTCCGAGGTCGAGCTGGGTCTGCACGATTGGCTGCACATGCGCTGGGCCTCGGTGCCGCGCGATCCGTCGAATGGCCAACCGGTGCCGTTCGCACGCGATCCGGCCGACTTCGCCGCGCGCTGGTACCGCCCTGAAAACGACTTCCTCGGCGATCCGTTTTCCTCGCACGTCAATCCGGCGTTCTGGTATTTCCACGGCTGGATCGATGACCGCATCGAAGACTGGTTTCGCGCCCACGAACGTTTTCATCCGGGCGAAGTCAAGCGTTTGCAAGTCAATGGCGTGCCATGGTTCGCCCCTGGGCGCTGGGTCGAAATCGACGACCCGTGGCTGGGCCCGATCACCCACGGCTGCAGCCC comes from the Pseudomonas granadensis genome and includes:
- the pvdP gene encoding pyoverdine maturation tyrosinase PvdP → MKISRRWFMAGLALTGAAVPAAYFGHREWTKPDPTITPGEASFDVADVAGQRLANALRGVWDIRFEGADAGLEGLPNTGLQVFLDIGQKGRGVCGFLDTPQRLRSGDTPRYRILGDLAKADAAKLSWRLIGADGQIGYELEMILDEVWADFGNAGSGTLSGKALRLDRPLSLPVQDNRFVAVKQLFPEARERTPLNETLLAWLISPEHRLFHQLWHATRDKWHKLPEDKREALRGIGWQPGPRDHERDARGPRKDRNGSGVDFFFMHRHMLGTARSMQHLPSWEYFPLPQPELIRDRLGFARYFDNHDGTALPPTWTAAGDDEFSQWVSDIKTAETYESNFQVWESQYRDPAYLARLTLGQFGSEVELGLHDWLHMRWASVPRDPSNGQPVPFARDPADFAARWYRPENDFLGDPFSSHVNPAFWYFHGWIDDRIEDWFRAHERFHPGEVKRLQVNGVPWFAPGRWVEIDDPWLGPITHGCSPTPGLQMGKTVEMDPETMKLALRITFLTDEEKLAGLFRRVPQRPWYARNLKAKASPA
- the pvdM gene encoding pyoverdine-tailoring dipeptidase-like protein PvdM, which gives rise to MTKPRSKKALFIGLPLALAISAGAGFAVWHHWFKDDLGYPVKVMQQADELHERMLSFDSHVSLTQNFGTDGHEADKDGDGQFDLAKANRGRLSGAALTIFGWPEMWNGPNAPHKPTPGFVDEARNQQEIRFKIISGMVRDYPNQVAIAYTPDDFRRLHGEGKFAIFISMLNAYPLGHDLNLLDLWTARGMRMFGFSYIGNNDWADSSRPLPFLNDSPDALDGLSDLGKQAVKRLNDLGVIIDVSQMSSKALEQVAQLSRTPLIASHSAPRAMVDIPRNLSDKEMQLIKNSGGVVQIVAFSQYLRPLTQATQDKLNEMRKDFDLPPLPNLAMALMPGDPIIAAWSEQKFGQYASRLYGILEEEPKASLKDFGNAIDYAVRKIGIDHVGISSDFNEGGGVKGFENVGEIRNVTAELISRGYSEADIAKLWGGNFLRVWDQVENAAKPALATAPGTATP
- the pvdN gene encoding pyoverdine-tailoring periplasmic protein PvdN, yielding MSNRRDFLKQAGILAAALPLGASLPNVARAASNAPLPRNQWAQLQQLFEQDPDYLHFSNFLITSHPRPVREAIARHRAALDKNPGLAMDWDLGVIEQREENVRGWAGRYLEASPKQIALTGSTTEGLATIYGGVHVRADQEILTTVHEHYATHTTLALRSERDGTRVRKIPLFKDVFSASQAEILANIDNAIRPETRVLGMCWVHSGSGLKLPIGAIGAIVDKHNRGRSDADRIVYVVDGVHGFGVDNLNFAQMNCDFFIAGTHKWMFGPRGTGIICSRFEEVKYVTPVIPTFSEATAFSTTMTPGGYHAFEHRWALDEAFKLHLQLGKAEVEARIHALNSYLKRRLQQRPQIEMVTPLSPQLSAGFTFFRVKGEDSDKVAAHLMTNRVIADAVHRDVGPVIRTAPGLLNDEAQIDRLLAVLDQAL
- the pvdO gene encoding dihydropyoverdine dehydrogenase; translated protein: MKSVPRRFLLQPLPALMLGTLAVLLSPAAAQASTPLAPGKVFKDCKDCPEMVVLPTGTFSMGTPEDEVGREPDEGPMHPVTFAKPLAISRFQILKGQWDAYLKDTGYQMPDGDTRPGRACKAGVPDYQGSDPRKQYTDKHPAVCMDFAEIEAYVAWLSKKTGKAYRLVSESLREYAARGGSSGPFPFPFDEGKEYSIARHANTYGAADGYNFTAPAGSFPANAFGVYDMHGNIYEWTADCYNENYVGAPSDGSAWLSGKCEVRRIRGNDWGEAPVFSRSGNRNATYTDTRGDWIGFRVARDL
- a CDS encoding cyclic peptide export ABC transporter; the encoded protein is MSKPTRGVINELFALLKPFRLIVIVSTLLGMLGGLSVTALLATINSVLHSEGAVSNSMVAVFAGLCLLALTSSICSDIGTNHVGQHIIARLRKELGEKVLSAPIEQIERYRSHRLIPVLTHDVDTISDFAFAFAPLAISMTVTLGCMGYLAMLSWPMFLMVVVAIALSTVIQYIARGRGMQGFMKARDYEDELQKNYHAVAEGAKELRIHRRRRHRMFVSGIEGTANKICDTQVRSVNIFVIAKTLGSMLFFVVIGLALILQSFWPSADKAVISGFVLVLLYMKGPLEHLISTLPIVSRAQIAFRRIADLSEQFSSPEPHLLLSEQAPKNNAVHSLELNNVTYSFPTVEGAAPFRLGPVNLKIEQGDIIFIVGENGCGKTTLIKLLLGLYAPQQGEIRLNEQLIDAANRDDYRQLFTTIFADYYLFDDVVQGDTQIPEDANKYLQRLEIAHKVSVRDGAFTTTDLSTGQRKRLALVNAWLEERPVLVFDEWAADQDPTFRRIFYTELLPDLKRLGKTIIVISHDDRYFDVADQLVRMNAGKVLTELQPA